The Astyanax mexicanus isolate ESR-SI-001 chromosome 12, AstMex3_surface, whole genome shotgun sequence genome window below encodes:
- the pola2 gene encoding DNA polymerase alpha subunit B codes for MANVTSEKIKDELETFDITCEDDAVLDKMMEQCLCHRIKGEDIVNEWVAFSTTKGLLKLTVNNLETFEHEVLNKKHKGKSSSKGSKINNTRDVHSIQDLIKAEEEEENLLDSYSTPAKGSQKRALTTPEHPQSKRSAARLPSPGLLLSPASFSPCATPSQKYSMRGARGEVVAMFGAVQGPRWSGKGQTAVQVDLLEGREDSLTSSYKYMFQRLRDVRDVLTEKIEVLGEELRTHFNIEEFSPASLPAQDTISVLGQVCCDSNGKLNAQSVLLEASQEHGARQVPVDLSELKDYSLFPGQVVVMEGMNTSGSRLVASKLYEGVPLPFYSTSELKQEMNEGSEPVMVMVACGPYTPSDSLAYDPLIDLINIINKDRPDVCILLGPFVDSKHEQIEKGQVTETFETIFHKCVDSVVDGTRGTGCKLVLIPSQRDVHHHYIYPQPPFTLPDLKKDDVQRVTLAPEPCTLLIGGVTLGLTSTDILFHMGAEEISSATGSDRFSRIMKHMLTQRSFYPLYPPAEEVNMDYERFQQYGLLPLTPDVLITPSELRYFIKDVIGCVCVNPGRLTKGQVGGTYGRLLLQQNPVQEEGKRVNPCLAAQVVKI; via the exons ATGGCGAACGTTACCAGTGAGAAGATAAAGGACGAGCTGGAGACGTTTGATATAACGTGTGAGGATGATGCCGTGCTGGACAAGA tGATGGAGCAGTGCTTATGCCACAGAATTAAAGGAGAGGATATTGTAAATGAGTGGGTGGCTTTCAGCACAACAAAAGGCCTGTTAAAACTCACCGTGAATAATCTAGAGACGTTCGAACATGAG gTTTTGAATAAGAAACATAAAGGCAAAAGCTCATCAAAGGGGAGCAAGATTAACAACACCAGAGATGTGCATTCCATCCAGGACCT AATCAAagcggaggaggaggaagaaaattTACTGGATTCGTATTCAACCCCCGCCAAG GGCTCCCAGAAACGTGCTCTTACCACCCCAGAACATCCTCAGTCTAAGCGCAGTGCTGCTCGCCTCCCCAGTCCCGGTCTGCTGCTCTCTCCTGCCAGCTTCTCCCCCTG CGCGACCCCCTCTCAGAAGTACAGCATGCGTGGAGCTCGGGGGGAGGTGGTGGCCATGTTCGGGGCTGTGCAGGGTCCCCGCTGGTCAGGGAAAGGCCAGACCGCTGTGCAGGTGGATCTGCTCGAGGGACGCGAGGACTCACTCACCAGCTCCTATAAATACATGTTCCAGAGGCTCAGAGATGTGCGAGATG TTCTGACAGAAAAGATTGAAGTCCTGGGGGAGGAGCTGAGGACTCATTTCAATATAGAGGAGTTCTCTCCTGCGTCGCTACCTGCTCAG GACACGATCTCTGTGCTGGGTCAGGTGTGCTGTGACAGTAATGGGAAGCTGAACGCTCAGTCTGTGCTGTTAGAGGCGAGTCAGGAGCACGGGGCCAGACAGGTACCTGTCGATCTGTCTGAGCTCAAAGACTACTCGCTGTTTCCCGGCCAG GTTGTTGTGATGGAAGGTATGAACACCTCTGGTTCAAGACTTGTCGCCTCCAAACTCTATgag GGTGTTCCCTTACCTTTCTACTCCACTTCAGAGCTAAAGCAGGAAATGAATGAAG GATCTGAGccggtgatggtgatggtggccTGTGGGCCGTACACTCCCTCTGACAGCCTGGCATACGACCCTCTGATCGAcctgattaatattattaataaagacCGCCCGGACGTCTGCATACTG CTTGGACCATTTGTTGATTCTAAGCATGAGCAGATTGAg AAAGGGCAGGTGACCGAAACGTTTGAAACCATCTTCCACAAGTGTGTGGACAGCGTCGTGGATGGAACCAGAGG cacgGGATGCAAGTTGGTGTTAATTCCATCTCAGCGAGATGTTCATCATCATTACATTTACCCTCAGCCTCCGTTCACTCTACCAGATCTAAAGAAGGATGACGTGCAG CGAGTCACGTTGGCCCCTGAGCCGTGCACACTGCTGATTGGTGGAGTAACCTTGGGCTTGACCTCTACAGACATCCTGTTTCACATGGGAGCTGAGGAAATCAGCAG TGCTACTGGCTCGGATCGGTTCTCCAGGATCATGAAGCACATGCTGACTCAGCGCAG cTTTTACCCTCTCTACCCCCCTGCTGAGGAGGTTAATATGGATTATGAACGGTTTCAGCAGTACGGCCTGCTGCCCCTAACTCCAGACGTTCTGATCACCCCCTCTGAACTGCGCTATTTTATTAAG gACGTGATTGGCTGCGTTTGTGTGAATCCAGGGCGTCTAACGAAAGGACAGGTGGGTGGGACCTATGGGAGGTTACTCCTCCAGCAGAACCCGGTGCAGGAGGAGGGGAAGAGAGTGAACCCATGCTTAGCAGCTCAGGTGGTGAAAATCTAA
- the mrps36 gene encoding 28S ribosomal protein S36, mitochondrial, translating into MGGRVSRGNMAAASRVVQAVRPHLPSIKFPNRQGLPRPNVQEALKLLAVNLPQSSPPASAAAAQTATPAPRPAAALSRLPGTPDSIAAVKELPQRYRRRPLALEEMDYIQRGGPE; encoded by the exons ATGGGAGGCAGAGTCAGCAGGGGGAACATGGCCGCTGCCAGTCGGGTCGTGCAG GCGGTGCGACCGCATCTACCATCAATCAAGTTTCCAAATCGTCAGGGATTACCCAGGCCCAACG tcCAAGAAGCACTAAAATTGCTTGCAGTGAACCTCCCTCAGTCCTCTCCACCTGCAtccgcagcagcagcacagacagCTACTCCTGCCCCTAGACCTGCAGCAGCGCTCAGCCGCCTGCCGGGAACACCAGACAGCATCGCTGCTGTTAAAGAGCTTCCACAGAGATACCGCCGACGACCACTCGCACTAGAGGAAATGGACTATATTCAG CGTGGCGGCCCGGAGTGA
- the dimt1l gene encoding probable dimethyladenosine transferase: MPKVKAEKKSRQHQEVKSQGIMFNTGIGQHILKNPLVVNGIIEKAALRPTDVVLEVGPGTGNMTVKLLEKAKKVVACELDTRLVAELQKRVQCTPLQSKLQILIGDVLKTELPFFDVCVANLPYQISSPFVFKLLLHRPSFRCAVLMFQREFAMRLVAKPGEKLYCRLSINTQLLARVDHIMKVGKNNFRPPPKVESSVVRIEPKNPPPPINFQEWDGLVRIAFVRKNKTLSAAFKSTAVEQLLEKNYRIHCSVHNVEVPQDFSIAQKIEDVLREAEFNEKRARSMDIDDFMVLLHAFNSAGIHFS, encoded by the exons ATGCCGAAAGTAAAAGCTGAGAAGAAATCTCGACAACACCAGGAGGTGAAAAGTCAAG GGATTATGTTTAACACTGGTATTGGGCAGCATATCCTGAAAAACCCTCTGGTGGTTAATGGTATTATTGAGAAG gCGGCTCTGAGACCTACAGATGTGGTTCTGGAAGTGGGACCTGGAACTGGTAACATGACGGTGAAGCTTCTGgagaaagcaaaaaaa gtAGTAGCGTGTGAGTTGGACACCAGGCTCGTGGCTGAACTGCAGAAAAGAGTGCAGTGCAC ACCCCTGCAGTCCAAACTTCAGATCTTAATCGGAGACGTTCTGAAGACAGAACTGCCGTTCTTCGATGTCTGTGTAGCAAATTTACCATATCAG ATTTCTTCACCTTTTGTCTTCAAGCTCCTCCTTCACAGACCTTCCTTCAG GTGCGCAGTGCTGATGTTCCAGAGGGAGTTTGCCATGCGTTTGGTGGCGAAGCCTGGAGAGAAACTCTACTGCAGACTCTCCATCAACACACAGCTACTGGCCAGAGTGGACCACATCATGAAG gtCGGGAAAAACAACTTCAGGCCGCCTCCTAAAGTGGAATCCAGCGTCGTCAGGATAGAGCCAAAGAATCCGCCACCACCAATCAACTTTCAG gagTGGGACGGCCTTGTCAGGATTGCATTCGTCAGAAAGAACAAAACACTCAGTGCAGCGTTCAA GTCTACTGCTGTTGAGCAGCTTCTGGAGAAGAACTACAGAATTCATTGCTCTGTTCACAACGTA GAAGTTCCACAGGACTTCAGCATTGCTCAGAAGATTGAAGATGTTCTTCGGGAGGCGGAGTTTAATGAAAAGCGAGCGAGATCCATGGATATAGACGACTTCATGGT ACTTCTTCATGCTTTCAACTCTGCTGGGATCCACTTCTCATAA
- the cenph gene encoding centromere protein H gives MDPQIGEGAPSNTDPVTAGNDHPPSSVSEGVTPIHLLRMKDIMGNQCFEMNIKVNMGKLQRSCDSFDAESDLSKCENAIEQARVSQFNKTLALNRMQVWNAVIEKILQNNADDLSLKAIVDENADLSEKTMKLVKETRELQDQITDIQKERLEMKGLIKKKMQEITELKKMGENQGQAQKQAVERAENILQKYRKIATISQNVLRGIILATKVNWINDPKLKDVIVGLENIPD, from the exons ATGGATCCACAAATTGGAGAGGGTGCTCCCTCAAACACTGACCCTGTTACAGCAGGGAATGACCACCCTCCATCCTCTGTGTCAGAGGGGGTCACGCCCATACATTTATTAAG GATGAAGGATATTATGGGAAACCAGTGTTTTGAGATGAATATTAAGGTCAATATGG GAAAACTTCAAAGATCATGTGACTCGTTTGACGCTGAATCAGATCT GTCCAAATGTGAAAATGCTATAGAACAGGCACGAGTCTCTCAGTTTAACAAAACTCTGGCACTAAACAG AATGCAGGTTTGGAACGCTGTTATTGAGAAGATACTCCAGAACAATGCTGATGATCT atCACTGAAGGCAATAGTTGATGAAAATGCAGATCTCTCTGAAAAGACAATGAAACTCGTAAAG GAAACACGTGAACTTCAGGACCAAATTACAGACATTCAAAAGGAGAGACTtg AGATGAAAGGGCTTATTAAGAAGAAGATGCAAGAAATCACAGAGCTGAAGAAGATGGGGGAGAATCAGGGACAGGCACAGAAACAGGCTGTGGAGCGAGCCGAGAACATCCTGCAGAAATACCGCAAGATCGCCACCATCTCCCAAAACGTCCTTCGG ggcATCATCCTCGCCACCAAGGTGAACTGGATCAATGATCCTAAACTGAAGGACGTCATCGTGGGGCTGGAAAACATTCCGGACTGA